The Desulfovibrio aminophilus sequence GCTGGCTGGGCGAGGCCCTCGGCCTGCGGAACCGCGAGGTCCTGGAGCCCCTGGCCGACCCCGAGGCCGGTTTCGGCGAACTGGGCGACCTGCCCCGGGCGCTCTCCATCGACGCCTTCCTGAAGAAGCTCCGGCCCCTGGCGGGCGGCGCGGCCCTGACCCTCTGCGGTCCCGAGCCCGCGCGCATCCGCCGGGTGGCCTATTGCCCCGGATCGGGCTCCTCGCTGGCGGCCCTGGCCTTCGGCCGGGGGGCCGACGTGCTCGTCACCGGGGACGTGAAGTACCACACCGCCCTGGAGGTCTCCGGCCTAGTGGTGGATGTGGGGCATTTCGCCCTGGAGGAGGAGATGATGCGCCGGTTCGCGGCCGAGCTGGCCCGGGCCGTGAAGGGCGTGTCCGTGCGCTTCTTCGAGGGGCGCGATCCGTTCCGGCGGGTGCCGGGCTAGGAACTGGGAATCGCGCGGACCGTCTCGGCGGCCCGCGATCCAATACGCAGGGCCGCGCGGGGGCGCGCGTCCCGGGACCAAAGAGGGGACCTATGTATCAGAAGCAGATCGAACAGCTTATCTTGCTCCAGGCGGTCGACGACGAGATCATCGTTCTGGAGGCCGAAATCCAGCAGGCTCCCCAGGAGCTCTCGGACCTGGAAGGCCGGGTGGCCTCGCTCAAGGAGCGCCAGACCCAGATCGACGAGCGCCTGGAGATCCTCCGCGCCCAGCAGAAGAAACTCGAGTTCGAGATCGAGGAGGACGCGGGCAAGATCAAGAAGAGCAAGAACAAGCTGATGATGGTGGGCAACACGAAGGAATACCACGCCATGATGCGCGAGATGGACAGCCTCGAGCGGGTCAACCGCATGCGCGAGGAAGAGAAGATCGCCATCATGGAGGAGATCGCCCGCCAGGAAGAGGGTCTCACGGACCTGGACAAGGAGGCCGAGGGCATCCGCGAGGAGTACGCCGCCAAGAAGGCCACCCTGGACGAGCGCCTGGAGAAGGCCCGCAAGCGCGTGGACAGCCTGGACAAGAAGCGCAAGAAGGCCGGCAAGGTCGTGCCGCCGCCCATCCTCGGCCGCTACGAGTTCATCCGCG is a genomic window containing:
- a CDS encoding zinc ribbon domain-containing protein gives rise to the protein MYQKQIEQLILLQAVDDEIIVLEAEIQQAPQELSDLEGRVASLKERQTQIDERLEILRAQQKKLEFEIEEDAGKIKKSKNKLMMVGNTKEYHAMMREMDSLERVNRMREEEKIAIMEEIARQEEGLTDLDKEAEGIREEYAAKKATLDERLEKARKRVDSLDKKRKKAGKVVPPPILGRYEFIRARIAHPVIVPVALGVCSGCNIMIPPQIYNDLQKGKQIIACPNCQRLIYWQEHAPSSAPSVQDEEE
- a CDS encoding Nif3-like dinuclear metal center hexameric protein; amino-acid sequence: MNIHDFLNQVRALAPEHLASPWDNSGVQVAGPDRTVRKAAVSLEPGPDALARALDWGAEVVVAHHPLYLKPEAPKTPGRYLDALRLLLCSDTWLYSAHTTLDSRPGGPARWLGEALGLRNREVLEPLADPEAGFGELGDLPRALSIDAFLKKLRPLAGGAALTLCGPEPARIRRVAYCPGSGSSLAALAFGRGADVLVTGDVKYHTALEVSGLVVDVGHFALEEEMMRRFAAELARAVKGVSVRFFEGRDPFRRVPG